The Saccharomyces mikatae IFO 1815 strain IFO1815 genome assembly, chromosome: 11 genome has a segment encoding these proteins:
- the DEF1 gene encoding DNA damage-responsive RNA polymerase-degradation factor DEF1 (similar to Saccharomyces cerevisiae DEF1 (YKL054C); ancestral locus Anc_2.586) yields MSTQFRKSNHNSHSSKKLNPALKSKIDTLTELFPDWTSDDLIDIVQEYDDLETIIDKITSGAVTKWDEVKKPAKKEKYEKKEQQHSYVPQQHLPNPEDDITYKSSNNSNSFTSTKHNTNNNYTQGRNKKKVQTPRAHTTGKHVNIDKGKHIPSKPVSNTTSWAAAVSVDTKQDVPQDSNNNDDYDEGLEEQEQEQEKIQEKEQLEEQQQEQEQSTKEEQKNTEQPSLLSKKTSKTSASQPKKMSWAAIATPKPKTVKKTESPLENVDELKKELSEIKKDDQTLETSGEQSNEQDIEEVVEVVEIEESEERAPEVDEEEVEEEAEENEQEREEEGDVEEQEQEQDKISSPEEEVAVVEERVEISAVISEPSADQVNTVSQSQQQQQQQQQPQQQQQPQQPQQPQQQQQPQQQQQQQQPQQQQQQQQPQQPQQQEQQQQQQPVQGQAQEEQLSQNYYSQQQQQQYAQQQHQLQQQYLSQQQQYAQQQQQHPQPQSQQPQSQQSPQSQKQGNNVAAQQYYMYQNQFPGYSYPGMFDSQGYAYGQQYQQIAQNNAQSNGNTNQYNFQQGYGQAAGNTATAANLTTAAAATASPATAHAQPQQQQPYGGSFMPYYAHFYQQSFPYGQPQYGVAGQYPYQLPKNNYNYYQTQNGQEQQSPNQAVGQHAEDSQQKQSQQSQQQQSQGQPQPEAQMQNGQPVNPQQQMQFQQYYQFQQQQQQAAAAAAAAAQQGVPYGYNGYDYNSKNSRGFY; encoded by the coding sequence atgtCTACACAATTTAGGAAGTCAAATCATAATAGTCATAGTAGTAAAAAACTGAATCCTGCGCTAAAGTCCAAAATAGACACGCTTACAGAATTGTTCCCTGACTGGACGAGTGATGATTTAATTGATATAGTTCAAGAATATGATGATTTGGAAACTataattgataaaattACTTCCGGCGCAGTGACAAAATGGGATGAAGTAAAGAAGCCTGCtaagaaggaaaaatatgaaaagaaggaacaaCAACACTCATATGTTCCTCAGCAACATTTGCCAAACCCTGAAGACGATATTACATACAAGAGttctaataatagcaaTTCTTTTACTTCTACAAAGCATAACACCAATAACAACTATACTCAAGGCagaaataagaagaaggtaCAAACACCACGAGCTCATACAACTGGAAAACATGTCAACATAGACAAGGGAAAGCATATTCCATCTAAGCCCGTTTCAAATACTACATCGTGGGCAGCAGCCGTTTCCGTAGATACTAAACAAGACGTTCCTCAAGATtccaataataatgatgattaTGATGAAGGAttagaagaacaagagcaagagcaagaaaaaattcaagaaaaggaacaatTAGAAGAACAgcaacaagaacaagaacaaagtACCaaggaagaacaaaaaaacacaGAACAACCTTCCTTGCTTTCGAAGAAAACTTCCAAAACCTCTGCTTCCcaaccaaagaaaatgtcATGGGCTGCCATTGCTACGCCAAAACCAAAAACTGTTAAAAAGACTGAATCTCCTCTTGAAAACGTTGATgagttgaagaaagaactAAGtgagattaagaaggatGACCAAACGTTGGAAACTAGTGGAGAACAAAGTAATGAACAAGATATCGAAGAGGTGGTAGAAGTTGTGGAAATTGAGGAAAGTGAAGAAAGAGCCCCTGAAgtggatgaagaagaagtcgAAGAAGAggcagaagaaaatgaacaaGAAAGGGAAGAGGAAGGTGACGTAGAGGAACAAGAGCAAGAACAAGATAAGATTTCTTctccagaagaagaagtcgCAGTTGTCGAAGAAAGAGTTGAAATTAGTGCTGTTATTTCAGAACCTTCAGCAGATCAGGTTAACACTGTTTCCCAAtcacaacaacagcaacagcaacaacaacaacctcaacagcagcaacagccTCAACAACCTCAACAACctcaacaacagcaacaacctcaacaacaacaacaacagcaacaacctcaacaacaacaacaacagcaacaacctCAACAACCCcaacaacaagaacaacaacagcaacaacagccTGTACAAGGTCAAGCTcaagaagaacaattgTCTCAGAACTACTACTctcaacagcaacaacaacaatatgCTCAGCAACAGCATCAATTGCAACAGCAGTACTTatctcaacaacaacaatacgctcagcaacaacaacagcatcCACAACCCCAATCACAACAACCTCAATCACAACAAAGCCCACAAAGCCAAAAACAAGGGAACAACGTGGCTGCCCAACAGTACTACATGTACCAGAACCAGTTTCCTGGATATTCTTATCCAGGTATGTTTGATTCTCAGGGATATGCTTACGGTCAACAATACCAGCAAATTGCTCAAAACAACGCTCAATCAAACGGTAACACTAACCAGTATAATTTCCAACAAGGTTACGGTCAAGCAGCCGGTAACACTGCCACTGCCGCTAATTTGACTACCGCAGCAGCTGCCACAGCTTCTCCAGCTACAGCTCACGCCCAACCTCAACAGCAGCAACCATACGGTGGCTCATTCATGCCATACTATGCTCACTTCTATCAACAATCATTCCCATACGGTCAACCACAATATGGTGTAGCTGGTCAATATCCATATCAATTACCCAAAAACAATTACAATTATTATCAAACTCAGAACGGCCAGGAACAACAAAGTCCAAACCAAGCTGTTGGTCAACATGCCGAAGATTCACAACAAAAACAATCACAACAAtcacaacaacagcaatcTCAAGGCCAACCTCAACCAGAAGCTCAGATGCAAAATGGCCAACCTGTTAACCCACAACAACAAATGCAatttcaacaatattatcaatttcaacaacaacagcaacaggctgctgctgctgctgctgctgctgcacAACAAGGTGTACCATACGGTTACAACGGTTATGATTACAATTCTAAGAACTCAAGAGGCTTCTATTAA
- the MDM35 gene encoding Mdm35p (similar to Saccharomyces cerevisiae MDM35 (YKL053C-A); ancestral locus Anc_2.587): MGNIMSASFAPECTDLKTKYDSCFNEWYSEKFLKGKSVENECTKQWYAYTTCVNAALVKQGIKPALDEAREEAPFENGGKLKEVDK, encoded by the coding sequence ATGGGGAATATAATGTCAGCTAGTTTTGCGCCTGAATGCACggatttgaaaacaaaatacgATAGTTGCTTTAATGAATGGTACAGTGAAAAATTCCTTAAGGGAAAATCTGTTGAAAACGAGTGCACAAAGCAGTGGTATGCTTATACTACATGTGTCAACGCAGCACTTGTCAAACAAGGTATTAAGCCAGCTCTAGACGAAGCAAGGGAGGAGGCGCCATTTGAAAATGGTGGAAAACTAAAAGAAGTTGACAAATGA
- the ASK1 gene encoding Ask1p (similar to Saccharomyces cerevisiae ASK1 (YKL052C); ancestral locus Anc_2.588) yields the protein MDSVSKEETLEKLDQEITVNLQKIDSNLSFCFHKITQDIIPHVATYSEICERIMDSTEWLGTMFQETGLVNLQANAAVAEKTALGQGKMVNNGGILPTSAEKLSGETQAACDNPGELDSVVGITQNPHSMLTQENTDDFHTANITSTGQILKLPDSSDEDTGGEVLSSGDQKGLTGEDNEEADNEQDESTIQRQSRKRKISLLLQQQYGSSSSMVPSPIVPNKMRKQVPHEDHINNDGSNDDENSNNIESSPLKQGPEMKGRAENDNDGSDEEESTKEVPKPGTIIHFSTTR from the coding sequence ATGGATTCCGTGAGCAAAGAAGAGACGCTGGAAAAACTTGACCAAGAGATAACGGTCAACCTGCAGAAGATAGACTCCAACTTGAGTTTCTGCTTTCATAAGATTACTCAGGATATCATTCCGCACGTGGCCACATATTCAGAAATATGTGAGCGGATCATGGATAGTACCGAATGGCTGGGGACCATGTTCCAAGAAACTGGGCTGGTTAATTTACAGGCCAACGCTGCTGTTGCGGAGAAAACCGCCCTTGGTCAGGGGAAGATGGTCAATAATGGTGGTATACTTCCTACATCCGCCGAAAAGTTGAGTGGGGAGACTCAAGCAGCCTGTGATAATCCTGGCGAGCTGGATTCAGTGGTAGGTATTACTCAGAACCCACATTCTATGCTCACTCAAGAAAATACAGACGATTTTCACACAGCAAACATAACATCGACGGGACAGATATTGAAACTTCCAGACTCTAGCGACGAGGACACTGGTGGTGAGGTGCTTTCTTCAGGAGACCAGAAAGGTCTTACCGGAGAGGATAATGAGGAAGCTGATAATGAGCAGGACGAAAGCACAATACAGAGACAAAGTCGCAAGAGGAAAATCTCTTTGCTTTTACAGCAGCAATACGGGTCTAGTTCTAGCATGGTGCCGTCTCCGATCGTTCCCAATAAAATGCGGAAGCAAGTGCCCCATGAAGATCATATCAACAACGACGGTAGTAACGACGATGAGAACAGTAATAATATAGAGAGCTCGCCTCTAAAACAGGGACCCGAAATGAAGGGGCGAGCGGAGAACGACAACGATGGatctgatgaagaagagagtACGAAAGAGGTGCCTAAGCCCGGAACCATCATCCATTTTTCGACCACCAGGTAA
- the SFK1 gene encoding Sfk1p (similar to Saccharomyces cerevisiae SFK1 (YKL051W); ancestral locus Anc_2.589) produces the protein MLEFKSPGNWMFIVPWIAFIPWYGMLIAMLICWASQGHPIYWFMHAKQFPLYISDIGATNLRPLFISCAGWQGLGYVITIALEFFQRSGYLPFQLKKKDPSISDSTSYAEKLHSGKYLMPPYYTKDERNLIFAAFVLGGIGELALLFCSIFSTALYHHVHIAMVSVFVVFMFLSTCCLIAEYFLMGRHYASVHPLASPHFNPQSSEKSFNQSYSTVDDLPWYKWEGHVWNKFTISASLKVIWLTLAVVWAICFGAINDSSKSACFEWLLAFWFGVIFMILSADFYLGGRYRKSRYFNRVESFSGYYKYDKALGLYRSEEGLPSDNIADVITAEIASSDNYHNASSNESLQVVV, from the coding sequence ATGCTAGAATTCAAAAGTCCAGGTAACTGGATGTTCATAGTACCCTGGATTGCCTTCATCCCATGGTATGGTATGCTGATAGCCATGCTTATTTGCTGGGCTAGTCAAGGGCATCCCATATACTGGTTCATGCACGCAAAGCAGTTTCCTTTATACATTTCAGATATAGGTGCTACTAACTTAAGGCCACTGTTCATATCGTGTGCAGGATGGCAGGGTTTAGGCTATGTAATTACTATTGCGCTTgagttttttcaaagatccGGCTACTTACCTTtccaattgaagaagaaagaccCTTCCATCTCTGATTCTACCTCCTATGCTGAAAAATTGCATAGTGGTAAATATTTAATGCCTCCATACTACACGAAAGATGAACGTAACCTGATTTTTGCTGCGTTTGTTCTTGGCGGTATTGGTGAACTAGCCCTTTTATTCTGTTCCATCTTCTCGACTGCCCTGTACCATCATGTTCACATTGCAATGGTCTCTGTCTTTGTCGTTTTTATGTTCCTATCCACCTGCTGCTTGATTGCggaatattttcttatgGGAAGGCATTATGCCTCAGTTCACCCCTTGGCCAGTCCTCACTTCAATCCTCAATCCTCAGAAAAAAGCTTCAATCAAAGCTATAGTACTGTAGATGACCTACCTTGGTATAAATGGGAAGGCCACGTCTGGAACAAATTCACCATCAGCGCGAGTCTAAAAGTCATATGGTTAACTCTAGCGGTTGTTTGGGCCATTTGTTTCGGTGCCATCAATGATAGTTCCAAGAGTGCATGTTTCGAATGGTTGCTGGCATTTTGGTTCGGTGTCATATTTATGATTCTTTCTGCAGATTTCTATTTAGGTGGAAGATACAGAAAGTCTCGCTACTTCAATCGTGTAGAATCATTTTCTGGTTATTACAAGTATGACAAGGCACTGGGCCTCTACCGTAGTGAAGAGGGTTTACCTTCAGACAATATCGCCGATGTCATAACGGCGGAAATAGCATCTTCAGATAATTACCATAATGCCTCTTCCAATGAATCGCTCCAAGTAGTAGTATAA